The sequence below is a genomic window from Candidatus Hydrogenedentota bacterium.
GTAGAGGTATTGGCGCGCGTAACTCATGAGGCGTGCGAGTCCAGCGCACACTTCAATGCGGCCACGAACGCGTCGGCGGTTCGGGCAACGGTGAACGGCGCGATAGCGTCGCGCGCGGCCCAGGTCATGGCCTCACGATCGGTGGTGTCGTCGAAAAACCGCAGCATGGCGTTACAGAGGGCCCGCGGATTACGCGAGGGCACGACGTATCCGTTGACGCCGTCCTGGAGCAAGTCGGGCGCCGCGCCGCAGACATCCGTAGCGAGCACGGGAAGGCCGCACGCGAGCGCCTCGTTGATGACGAGGCCCCAGATCTCGCTGCGTGATGGCAAGACGAGCAAGTCTGCGATGGCGTAGTACCGTGCCAGTTCCTCACGAGCAACGAATCCTTCGAAGCGCACCCTGTCGGTGATGCCGTGAGTGGCGCAGAACTCGCGGTATCCAGCTTCGCCGTTTCCGCTACCGACCAACAGCAACGTCGCATCCGAATGTTGCTTCGAAAATAGGGCGAAGGCATCAAGCAATTCCGGGACGCCTTTCAAGTCCAGGAGATTGCCCGCATATAGGATAAGGTGGCGGGTCGTAATCTCCAGGCGCGCGCGCGTTTCCGCACGAGGGACGGCTGCTGCGCGTTTTGCGAATTCGTCTATTTCGACGGTATTGTAGGCGAGCATGGTGCGTTCGGGAGCCGCGCCGAGCGAAACGAGGTATTCCTTAGCCCGGGTGCCGTATGCAAGCCATGCCGTGGCGCTCTTCACGAGCCAGCGCACGATCGGCAACGTGGCGCGACGGAGGCGTGTATCTTCGGCGGCGGTGCTGCCGCTCCATAGGATGAACGGGACATGGGTAAGGCGCGCGTGAAGCGCGGTGTAGAAGGCCGCGGGCGTATCCCACGCGCAGAAGATAATGGCGTCATACCGGTTTCGAATAAGATCGAAGGGGAGCGTGGGATTGAGCAGGATGACGTTGTATCGGCTGCCGAGTGGGATTAGGAAATGCGGCACTCTACGCAGGCGGAAACCCGCCTCTGGGGCGTCGGCGGGCCAGTCGCGCACCGCGCGAATATCTCCAAGAATCCACACGTCGAGGTCCATCCGCGTCGCGAGTTCCCGAAAAAGGGGAATCCGAAACGGAGACAGGAAGTTGTGGATTAGCAGTACGCGAGGCTTTGTGTCGTTAGGCTCTCCCATACGTGCGAATGGTAGGTCCGGCTGACACTGAATTCAACGCTTTACACTTGACCGCACCGGACTCTACGATTTGTCGCGGACAAAGAAGATTCGGTCGACATAGACCGCATCTATGGCGTCGGGGTTGTTCAACGGCGCTACCCAAACGTATACGTCCGTGGTGAACGTGTGCGTACCCAGATCCACGGTGCAATAGCCTTTGGCTGCGTCATCGGCCGCTACTGTGCGTTGCGCCAGCGCGGTCTTGCCTGCATTATCGTAAATGCCCACGACCAGTGCCCCGCCCGTCGCTCCGGCTCTGACGTCGCACCGTACGACGACATAAGCGTGCGCTTTCCCGAGGTCTACAACTTCAGGTTCGACAGGATATTGGACAGCCCACTGCGTGTGATTGGAGGGCATGCGAGCCGTTCGGCCATCCGAAGCCGAGGGATCGTCCGCAATGTTCGCCCACTCGCCCGGATTGGCAAGGCGAAACTGATTGTCTTGAACGTCGATGAAATCGGCAGGGTCCAGTCCCTTGCACAATTCCGGAAGTATCCCGGCCGGGCGATACCGGTCATGCAGCAGCTCCTCGTAGTGCGAGAACGGACCGCCTTCGCTGTAGCTGCCCGCATCGAAGAGGTGCGCCCGCGCAATGTATTGCTCGAGCAACTCTTCGGGTTTCTCGGGGCCACGGAACGGCTTGTCTTCCCGCATGGCCATGCGCTTAAGAGGACGGTAATTCATGAGCCACGTGTGATCGAGCGGCATACGGGCGCGCTGAACGCGCGCCAGCAACTCGGGGTTGCCTGCCACGCGCTTCTCTGCTTCGTTGAACAGTTCGGTTGCCTGGTTGATGTCATCGAGACCAAACCACTCGGAGGTGTTGTGCATGTAACAACGCAAATACGTGCCATTGCGCTCGACCGCATTGTGGATGAGATCAATGTATTGCTGGACGGGTTCGGCGGCGGGGCCGTAGTAACCACTCAAAAACTCGGCAATCAATGCTTTGTCATCACGCGAAGGGTCCCACATCAGGTGCGCGAAGAGCCAAGCGCGGAGTTCGGGGAAGTCGCTGATAGAACAGCCCGCATCGCCCTGCTCGAACAAGCCCACGGCCTTGTGCTCGACAAAATAGCGGATGTTGGGAGCAAGTACGCGTAAATTGGGATGGGGAAGGAGGTAGTTGGAGAAGTTCGTCACATAGTCCCACACATAGAGCTGGTGGGCGATACCGCTCCAATCGCGCATGTCTTTCTGAAACGATTCGTTCTGGGGACCCGTTCCCAGCGGCTGCGAGAAGGAGCATTCGATCGAACAGAGCCGGATCAGCACGTTCTTGCGAGGCCGGGCGGTTTTTGGCGCTTGCCGGGTGTAGCTGTACGCGAGTGTCTCGATAAGCGCGTCGGGGAACTCTTTCTCGATTTCCTCGGCAACGGCGTTTACAAAGTGAATGACAGGACCCGATGCCGCGCCTTCCGCGTCTTGAAGGGCCTGGCACTTGGCGCATTGGCAGGGGCCGTGGCAGTCGTTCTGGCTAATGGAGATAATGCCGGAAGTTGGGTCTTTGCGAATCCATTCGAGCGCGTTCTTGACGAATTCAGCTCTCATTTCCTCATTGGTGAGACAGAGCTGGGCGTTCTCGGTGGTGCGTTTGCCGCCAATTTCGCTGTACCACTCGGGGTGCGCCTCGAAATACTTCTCCGGCGGCAGGATCTGGTAGAAGGTGTGGCACCATCCAAGGATGGAATAGTGGCCGCCATATTCGGGCGTTATCTGCTCGAAGTGCCCGTTGCACTTGCTACGCGCGGCATAGACGCCGTCAAACGCGCCTCGATAGAAGGCTTCGCGGCAACGTAGTTTGGGCACGTAGACGAGGTCGAGGGCGGGAATCTCCAAGTCCGGCTTCTTTGGAGTGTAGCTTTCGTAAGAAGTCCACCAGCGGCAGCCCACGGTGTCTTCAAGGAACGTGTAGACAGCGTAAAGCGTGCCGCGCGGTTTGTCGCCAGCGAGATAGAGCGATTCGCCGGCCGTCTTGATGAAGATCCCGTCGTGCTTCAGTGATTCGAGGTCGAAGTTAGGAAAGGCTTCCCGGAAAAGCTGTCCGGGGCCGACGACGATACGCTTGGTTCCGGCCGCTTCAGGTGTACCCTCGACGGCGATGGGCAGCGTGCATCCCGTGACTTGTGCCAAGTGGCTCTGCAATTCCGTTGCAGCCGTCGATTCGGATGGTATCGTGTCCGCGGGGACAACGATGGTGTAGGCGGATTGGCCGTTGGTGGCGATGGGCAGTCCGGCAGCATTTGCGGACAAGATCGTAAGGGCGGCGAAGACGCTGACCGATAATACAGTACGCATGGACCGTGCTCCACGTTGCGGAAGTTGTTGGATCCCCCCATGCGCGCATAGTAAAGGCGGGGGCACTCCATTTCAAAGGGCTCTGCTCAAGGCGATGTGTCGCATACATCCTACAGAGTGAATATGCGGCGCTTTTGCGGTTCAGGTTGAGGCGGAATTCGCGTAGAATGAAGCGTCTGACCTGGATCGTCCGGTCGGCGCCAATTGCTCTTCAAGGGGACTCGCCATGAAACGCTTCGGGACTATCTTCACACTCTGCATTATCTTGGCTATCGCCGGTTGCGGTAAATCGGCTCCGGTAGCTGCACCTGACGGTGCTGTAACGAAGGGGACACCCGAACAGACTTCGCCGCCGGCTCCCGCCGCGGAACCTGCATCCCCGCCAGCGCAAGCGAACGTCAACACCTCGCAGACGGCGGCCAAGACCGAAGCGGCATTGAGCGCGGAACCGGCCGCCGAACGCACCTTGCCCGCCGGGCATTGGCTGGAAGGAACGAGCAAAGAACTTGACATGCTCGACGCGATAATTGCCCCGGCCGCGCCACGAAAGTTGCTGGCCGAATCCGGACCAGCCTACCTGGAACAGATTGGCCTGGCGCGCGTGCTGCATTTGAAGGGCACCCATTACGAAATGGGGAAGCAGCACGGGACGTTGATGAAAGAGGAGATTCTAGCTGCTGCAAATCTGATTAAGACGATTGGCGCGTTTGAGTGGAAAGAAAACTACCAAGTGAGCATCCGCGAGGCATGGACGCGGACCAGCCCGTTCATTCCCGACAAGTACAAGGACGAAATTCGTGGGATGGCCGAAGCGATCGGGTTGACGGAAGAAGACGTGCAGAACTTCACAATCTTTCCCGAATTGTTCCATTGCAGCGGCTTTGCCGTGTGGGGCAAGGCGACCGAGGATGGTTCCTTGCTTCATGGGCGCGTCCTGGACTACATGCGCGATGCGGGTCTCGACAAGTGGGCTTTGGTCATCATCCAAGAACCCGAAGGAGCTAATGCGTTTGTGAATGTCGGGTATTCGGGCACAATCGGCAGCGTGACCGGGATGAACATGCAGCACGTGGCCATTGGTGAGATGGGCGGAAGAGGCGAAGGTCAATGGGACGGAATGCCCATGACGTTGCTGCTGCGCGAATGCCTGGAATCGGCGAACACGCTGGACGACGCGCAACGCATCATGTCCGAGAGCAAGCGCACGTGCGAGTACTACTACGTCATCAGCGATTCGAAAGCCAACAACGGGCGCGGCGACGCGGTCGGTGTGGCGGCAACGCCGGAGCAAATCCAGTTCATCCATGCCAACGAGTTCAACGAACGGTTGCCAAGGCCGGTTGAAGACGCGGTTCTGTTGTCCGCAGACGACCGCTACAACTGTCTCGCGGACCGCGTCCAGAAGATGTACGGCAAGATAAATCCTCAAGTCGGAATGGATATCATGGCGCGGGGCGTGGCAATGAAGAGCAACATGCACAACGCTCTGTTTAAGCCTGCAACGTTGGAGATGTGGGTAGCCAACTCGACGGTGAAAGAACCGGCCTGCAACTTGCCGTACACGTACTTCAACCTGAAGGAACTACAGGAACAGCGCCCCTCAGCGCAATAGCGATATTCCGAAGTGTTGTGAGGACACGCACTCGAATCGGATGCCTTGTCCTGTGGCACTGCCGTCCCCAGGACGAGAGCGATCCCGTGCTGTTTGCGGCATGACTGGTTTGCGGTGGTTCCAATCCCGTTAGCTTTCAAAAGACGGCGGGTTGCGGGTTTGGGGCAGGGTCACTACGATAGAGCGAATGGGCGAATAGCGCTCCGGGGGGTACGACGCATGGCGAACCAGAATCGACTAGCTCTTATAACCTTGGCGTGCATTGCGGCGCTCTCGCTGAATGCGTATGCCGACTCGGCGAAACTGAGCGCTCTCGATTTATCCAAGATGCGGCAAGGCTGGGGCGAACCGCAGGTGAACCAATCCCTCATGGGTGGGACGCTTTCGATTGCGGGGAAGAAGTTCACGCACGGTGTGGCCACGCATGCTACCAGTGCGCTGTGGGTGGATCTCGGCGGATCTGCCAAGGAATTCACCGCATTTGTGGGCGTGGACGACACGGCCATTCGCGGTAAAGCATCGGTAGAGTTTGTGGTGATTGGTGATGGTAAACGGCTGTTCAAGTCGGGCGTCATGCATCAAGGGGAAGCGGCAAAAGAGGTCCGTGTCGACCTGCGCGGGATGAAGACACTGTTGCTTCTCGTGAACGACACGGGCGACGGAATCAATCACGATCATGCCGACTGGGCGGAAGCGCAATTCAAGTACGACAAGCGGGCGCCTGAATCCGTTGCGGCTCCGTCTGAGGAAAAGGTGATTCTAACGCCGAAACCCGGTCCGGAACCTCGGATAAATGGACCAAAGGTATACGGATGCCGTCCCGGGCATCCCTTCATTTACCGCATACCCACGACGGGCGAACGGCCCATGGAATTTGCGTGCGAGAACCTTCCCGCCTCGCTCACGTTGAACGCGCAATCGGGCATCGTGACCGGAATCGTGCCGGATGCTGGCGAGTACGCGGTGACACTGCGCGCGAAGAACACGCACGGCGAGGCATCGCGCACATTCAAGATTGTTGCGGGCGACACGTTGGCGCTGACTCCGCCGATGGGCTGGAATCATTGGTACGCGCACTACAACCGCATCACCGATGCAATGATGCGCGAGGCCGCGGATATTATGGTGTCAAGCGGGATGGCGGACGTGGGATACCAGTTCGTGAGCATCGACGACTGCTGGATGAACGCAGACAAGCATGACGATCCCATGCGCGTGGGGCCCGCGCGCGACGCAAACGGGAACGTGCTACCCAATAAACATTTCCCCGACATGAAGGCGTTGACGGACTATATCCACGCGAAGGGGTTGAAGGCAGGCATCTATATTTCGCCGGGACCGCGCACGTGTGCGGGGTTCACGGGGAGCCTGGGCTACGAAGCGCAAGACGCCCAGCAGTTCTCGGACTGGGGATTCGATTTGCTCAAGTATGATTTATGTTCGTACGGCGACGTTATCGGTAAGACCGTTACCGTAGAGGCGCTGAAGGTTCCCTACCAATTGATGGGCGACTTGTTGAAAGCGCAAGATCGCGATATCCAGATGAACCTGTGCGAATACGGTTTGGGAGACGTATGGGAATGGGGCGCGGAAGTGGGCGGGCAATCGTGGCGCACGAGCGGCGACCTCGGATTCGAACTGAACCGAATCTTCGAAGTGGCGCTGGAGAATGCCAAGCACGCCGAGTTCTCGCGACCGGGAAGCTGGAACGATCCTGACTATATTCAGATTGGGTACATTGGCGACGCACGCACAAACGGAAATCCGAAGCCGTGCGACCTCACGCCCAACGAACAATACGCGTTCATATCGCTGTGGAGTCTCATGGCGTCGCCGTTGTTTTACAGCGGAGATATGTCGAAGCTCGACGAGTTTACGATCAACGTGCTGTGCAATCCCGAAGTCATCGATATCGACCAAGACCCACTAGGCCAGTGCGCGCGGGTTGTTCCGCTGGACGAGGACTCTTTCGTGATGGTGAAGGATCTTGAGGATGGGTCGAAGGCGGTAGGTTTCTTCAATCGGGGCGAATTTGAAGCGCGCTTGTCGGTGGAGTGGAAAACCCTTGGGATTACCGGCTCGCAGAGACTGCGTGATGTGTGGCGCCAGAAGGACCTGGGCGACGCGACGGAGAAGTTCGATGCCACAATCGGGCGGCACGGTGTGGTGCTGCTGAAAGTGACGAAGAAGTAGGCAGAACGCTGTGAGGGGTGTATCGGAAGTCGTGACCCCGCCAGAAACGGCATTTCAAATTTGAAATTTCAGATCTGAGATCTGAATTCTAGTCGCTGAAGTCGTCTTATTAATCAAGTGAGCAGCCAAATACCTCCTGCGGAAGCCATATGAAGACGGCAATGAACTTCGCAGAAGCGAGTGAAGGCGGGACGGTTCGGGTGAGAGGAAATCAGACATGCAAGAATCCGAGAGTGGCAAGCTGTTTGGAACGCAGACGTGGTATCTCATGGGCGCGGCGTTCTTCCTGGTCCTCTCGCTTGTCTCGCCATCTGCGGGCGCAGAAGCGGCAGTTCCATATTCGGAAGCGCTCCGCAGTGCGGCAATCACGCTCGACTCGTTGCAGAGTCCAATCAACGATGCGCTTATCATCGGCAACGGCGACGTTAACGCGCTTGTGTTCGCCGATAAGGACGACTTGGTCATTCGCATCACCAAGAACGACGTGTGGGATGCGCGACTCGACTCCCCGCTCGACCCGCCCTTGCCAACGCTGAAACGGTTGTTGGAGCTAAAGGACCGCGATTGGAAGTCCGATGACCGAATCTTGCCCGAAGGCAGCGAATGGAAGGGGCCTGACTCGTATCATGCGCACGCGTATCCATGCCCGAGGGCGTGCGGTGTGTTGCGTGTGAAAGGGGCGGCGCGCGGAAAGTACACGGCTACGCTGTCTATCGATACCGCCACCATAGAAGTACGCGGCGACCACGGCGCGTACCGCATCTACGTTCCTGCGGGACTCAACGCGATCTTGGTGGAAGTCACGGATGGCGATTCCTCCTTGACGGTAGAGCTAGAGCCGATTCACTCAGATGACATACCTGAACCCGAGACAGACCGCGGTGTAGACGAGCAATTGGTAAAGCAGGTCTTGCCCGGCGACGAGGACTGGCCCGGGATGAAGTTTGCCGTCGCCGCGAAGACAGACGGCGGGAAGTGCGCGGCGGTCGCCGTGTGCACATCGCTCGAAGCGGGCGAATATCTGGCTGCGGCGAAGCAGACTACGGTGATTGCGCTTTCCGGACGAGAATCGCTGCTGAAGAGCCATAAGGAGATGTGGGCCAAGTTTTGGAGCCGCAGCGGCATTGAACTGCCGGACGCGCTGCTGCAATCGGTGTGGTACCGCAACCTGTACTTCTTGCGATGCGTGTCGAAACCGGGCGTCGTAAGTACGGGGCTGTTTGCGGGACTTCTTAACGACAAGCCGGAATGGCACGGCGACTATCACACCAATTACAACATTCAGCAGACGTATTGGGGAACATTCGCTGCAAATCAATGCGACTTGGCGGAACCGTATGACCGGCTGATGACGGAGTATTTGCCGCGCGCGCGTTGGCTGGCGCGACAGATCTTCGACATGGAAGGCGCCTACTTTCCGCATGTGCTGTTTGCGTATGAGCCTCCGGACCCTACACTGTGCAAATCGCCGGTCGGACGGCAATATATCCATCACGTGTGGGGTATGACGCAGGGCGTAAATGGATTCAGTGTGCAGCCGATTTGGTGGCACTACAAGTATGACCCGAGCCGCGCGTTTCTGGAGACGAAGGCCTATCCCGCGGTACGCGATGTGGCCGACTTTCAAGCAGCGTTTGTGGAGCAGTGCGAGCGTGTTGGTGACAAGGCCGTACTTGCTCCATCGGTTTCACCGGAACACTGGGGCTGGACGAAACACTTCGAGAAGAATCGTGATTGCGCCTTCGACATAGCGATGTACCGGTATATCTTCGATGCGGCCGTTGAAGGCGCGACGACATTGAACTGCGACGCGAATCGTGTCGAACGTTGGAAGAAGGCAAAGGCTCTCTTGCCCGACTATCCGCAAAGCGCGCAGGAGCCGCGCGTGGTTGTGGATGTGGCAGGCGCGGCTCCCACCGAATACAACATCCCGGTGCCCACAACACCGGTGTTCCCGTGCGATGTGGTGACTTGGGAGTCGCCGAAAATGGATCAGGATTTGTTCCGCACAACGCTGGCCAACCTGAAACACAACGGCAACAATGCGCCCATTATGCTGGCGGCGGCGCGCGCGCGGTTAAGCACACCTGACGCGTACGATTTCCTTCGGAACGAACTTCAACAGCGAGCCCGGCGCAATGGCACACTGTCTTTCAACACGATTCAGAGCGGGCACAAGTTCAATGACTTCGGGCATTACACGGAGATGTTTGGCGCAGTACTGCCAGTCTCCGAACTGTTGATTCAGAGCGCTGGCGGCACGATTCGCCTATTTCCGGCGTGGCCCAAGGATAAGGATGCTGCGTTCGCGACACTGCGGACAGAAGGCGGCTTCCTCGTGTCAGCGGAATTTCGCGCTGGCCGGGTAACCAACGTGCGCACTGAGAGCACCGCAGGCGGTGACTTGAAGATGCTATCTCCGTGGGAAAAGGGCGAAGTCAGCAGCGACAGCGGCACAACGTGGAGCGTTTTGACTCTCGACAGCGCGGGCGTGATGCGAATGCCCACGAAACCGGGAGACGTGCTGCTGCTACGGCCGATCGGCTGAGGCGCACAACAGCAGGGTTTAGCGTTTTCCAGATCCGCCAGTCTGAATTCTACGCAAATACGACCTTGAACGTCCTGATCTCGAACGGCTTAATGAAGAACCGCACGTTGTTGCCCTGCGGTTTCACGCTCACGTCGTTCTCTTCCATCAGATCGCATTCCGTGACCTTCTTGGGGCGGCGTCCGAACGTCAGGGTGGCGTCGCCGCGCTGCCCGTGCGCCTCAAACACGCGCACGATGATTGCATTCGAGTCCTCGTGCTTTTTCACCGCGTCGATGATCACGTTCTCCACGTCGATACTTGCAAACGCATCCACCGCCGGCAATGTCCCGCGCGACTTCGGTGCGGATACGGCCAAAAGGGGGACGTTCAATTCGTAACCTTGCCGTACCGCGCCGTTGCGCCAGCCCCATGCGTGCGGGTAGAGCGAATACGTGAACTCATGGAAGCCCTCGTCCGCGATCGGATCGGGATCGATAGAGGAACGAAGCAACGACAGGCGCAAGACATTGCCCTTCACGTCATATCCGTATTTGCAGTCATTCAGCAACGTAACGCCGTAATCGCCTTCGGAAATGTCGGCCCACCGGTATGCGGGCACTTCGAACCGGGCGCGATCCTGCGGCCAATTGTTGTGGGTATTGCGTTCGATGGCCGCGTACGGGATTTCGAAGGTGGCGCGTTGTGCGCGCACGTCGACCGGAAACGCCACCTTTAGCAGCGTGCGTTTCTCGTGCCAATCGACACGCGTGACAAAATCCACGCGCGGCGACGCCGCGTAGAGAGTGACATCTTGCGTGAACGTGCTTTTTTCGGTCTTGCGTACGATGCGCACGACAGCGCGTACCGGTCCGCTTTCGACAACTTCGATGCTTTCCGTCGACTGGGGTTCCCACATGACGGCCTCGAAGTTGTGGTCAATGTCCCACGCATCGTGCAACCAGGGCCGGTCTTCGAAGAGCTGGAGCACATTGCCGCGCTGCCCCTTGGGCAGCACCTCGCGCCGCTCGACTTGATCAAAGATGCTCGTGAGGCAGCCTCTCTTGTCGAACCGGATGCGGAGATACGGGTTCTCCATCCCTGTCGTGCTCGCCTTGAGAAAATGACTCGGTTGCGCCGCGTTGCGACCTTGTACGATTCGATAGGTTGAGTAACCCAAAGGCGGAACCCCGTTTGCTTCAATCAGCAACGATCCGTCTTCCGCAACCTGGTGCGGCGTGGCTTCACCCGTGGGGCCGACCACAGCGAAATCGACGTCGGGAAGGTTCGTCTTGACTTGGGCCGTGTCTGCGCGTACCCAGCCCAGCGTGTTGAACACGACGACGGGCGCGCCTTCGCCGGATGTGTCAATCCCGCGCAGAATAGAGGCAACCGCGGTATCGCGCACGTCCTCCGCTTCCTTGCGCGCGGCGGCATAATCGATATCAGCCTGCGTGTATACCTCCGTGATCGACGAACCGGGAAGAATGTCGTGGAACTGATTCGTCAAAACGGCTTTCCACGCATTCCACAACTTCGCGTTGTCGTATTTGCCGCCTTTCATCAGCGAAAGCACACTCAGGAATTCCGTGTCGCGCAACAGCACTTCGCACTTCCGATTGTTGCGTTTCGTGCGCGCTTGCGTCGTTTGGCAGCCGCGATGCAATTCCAGGTAGAGCTCGCCGTTGAATACAGGAAGCGCCTTGTC
It includes:
- a CDS encoding alpha-mannosidase, whose product is MPYFESERHIEAVQIHNRISDIGKTIYSQRQPIGNLEICVTGLGKGPERAPQTGWKPFKVLGMWGGFDQTTWFRMNVTIPPSMKGQRVVAFVRTARASFVPDAPDMNEGGEALAYVNGVPFQGLDRNHEELYLTEKARGGETFEIVLETCPSTRHDLRHVFAYADIAVMNPLVWDFYWDCTVVYEVWEQLEKDTSRARHLMALLDECVRGVDLQHIGEASYFDSIARAQRTLRRGLRDFGADTDMGKLVLAGHAHIDTAWLWPLRETQRKCARTFSTMLTLMERYPEFHFSCSQPVQYEWIKTHYPELYSRIKQRVKEGRWELCGAPWCEPDHNVPSGESMVRQYLYGNRFYEREFGKRSTIVWVPDSFGYMWSLPQIIRKAGLTAFVTTKIDWSRMTQFPYSMFEWEGADGSRVFAIMPPLNYNGNPIPEKCIKQWKLFKQKELVDELPYPFGWGDGGGGPTMNMIEHGRRLKDITGVPQCEFGRISDCVERMRQKARDKALPVFNGELYLELHRGCQTTQARTKRNNRKCEVLLRDTEFLSVLSLMKGGKYDNAKLWNAWKAVLTNQFHDILPGSSITEVYTQADIDYAAARKEAEDVRDTAVASILRGIDTSGEGAPVVVFNTLGWVRADTAQVKTNLPDVDFAVVGPTGEATPHQVAEDGSLLIEANGVPPLGYSTYRIVQGRNAAQPSHFLKASTTGMENPYLRIRFDKRGCLTSIFDQVERREVLPKGQRGNVLQLFEDRPWLHDAWDIDHNFEAVMWEPQSTESIEVVESGPVRAVVRIVRKTEKSTFTQDVTLYAASPRVDFVTRVDWHEKRTLLKVAFPVDVRAQRATFEIPYAAIERNTHNNWPQDRARFEVPAYRWADISEGDYGVTLLNDCKYGYDVKGNVLRLSLLRSSIDPDPIADEGFHEFTYSLYPHAWGWRNGAVRQGYELNVPLLAVSAPKSRGTLPAVDAFASIDVENVIIDAVKKHEDSNAIIVRVFEAHGQRGDATLTFGRRPKKVTECDLMEENDVSVKPQGNNVRFFIKPFEIRTFKVVFA
- a CDS encoding DUF4838 domain-containing protein translates to MRTVLSVSVFAALTILSANAAGLPIATNGQSAYTIVVPADTIPSESTAATELQSHLAQVTGCTLPIAVEGTPEAAGTKRIVVGPGQLFREAFPNFDLESLKHDGIFIKTAGESLYLAGDKPRGTLYAVYTFLEDTVGCRWWTSYESYTPKKPDLEIPALDLVYVPKLRCREAFYRGAFDGVYAARSKCNGHFEQITPEYGGHYSILGWCHTFYQILPPEKYFEAHPEWYSEIGGKRTTENAQLCLTNEEMRAEFVKNALEWIRKDPTSGIISISQNDCHGPCQCAKCQALQDAEGAASGPVIHFVNAVAEEIEKEFPDALIETLAYSYTRQAPKTARPRKNVLIRLCSIECSFSQPLGTGPQNESFQKDMRDWSGIAHQLYVWDYVTNFSNYLLPHPNLRVLAPNIRYFVEHKAVGLFEQGDAGCSISDFPELRAWLFAHLMWDPSRDDKALIAEFLSGYYGPAAEPVQQYIDLIHNAVERNGTYLRCYMHNTSEWFGLDDINQATELFNEAEKRVAGNPELLARVQRARMPLDHTWLMNYRPLKRMAMREDKPFRGPEKPEELLEQYIARAHLFDAGSYSEGGPFSHYEELLHDRYRPAGILPELCKGLDPADFIDVQDNQFRLANPGEWANIADDPSASDGRTARMPSNHTQWAVQYPVEPEVVDLGKAHAYVVVRCDVRAGATGGALVVGIYDNAGKTALAQRTVAADDAAKGYCTVDLGTHTFTTDVYVWVAPLNNPDAIDAVYVDRIFFVRDKS
- a CDS encoding glycosyltransferase; protein product: MGEPNDTKPRVLLIHNFLSPFRIPLFRELATRMDLDVWILGDIRAVRDWPADAPEAGFRLRRVPHFLIPLGSRYNVILLNPTLPFDLIRNRYDAIIFCAWDTPAAFYTALHARLTHVPFILWSGSTAAEDTRLRRATLPIVRWLVKSATAWLAYGTRAKEYLVSLGAAPERTMLAYNTVEIDEFAKRAAAVPRAETRARLEITTRHLILYAGNLLDLKGVPELLDAFALFSKQHSDATLLLVGSGNGEAGYREFCATHGITDRVRFEGFVAREELARYYAIADLLVLPSRSEIWGLVINEALACGLPVLATDVCGAAPDLLQDGVNGYVVPSRNPRALCNAMLRFFDDTTDREAMTWAARDAIAPFTVARTADAFVAALKCALDSHAS
- a CDS encoding NPCBM/NEW2 domain-containing protein encodes the protein MANQNRLALITLACIAALSLNAYADSAKLSALDLSKMRQGWGEPQVNQSLMGGTLSIAGKKFTHGVATHATSALWVDLGGSAKEFTAFVGVDDTAIRGKASVEFVVIGDGKRLFKSGVMHQGEAAKEVRVDLRGMKTLLLLVNDTGDGINHDHADWAEAQFKYDKRAPESVAAPSEEKVILTPKPGPEPRINGPKVYGCRPGHPFIYRIPTTGERPMEFACENLPASLTLNAQSGIVTGIVPDAGEYAVTLRAKNTHGEASRTFKIVAGDTLALTPPMGWNHWYAHYNRITDAMMREAADIMVSSGMADVGYQFVSIDDCWMNADKHDDPMRVGPARDANGNVLPNKHFPDMKALTDYIHAKGLKAGIYISPGPRTCAGFTGSLGYEAQDAQQFSDWGFDLLKYDLCSYGDVIGKTVTVEALKVPYQLMGDLLKAQDRDIQMNLCEYGLGDVWEWGAEVGGQSWRTSGDLGFELNRIFEVALENAKHAEFSRPGSWNDPDYIQIGYIGDARTNGNPKPCDLTPNEQYAFISLWSLMASPLFYSGDMSKLDEFTINVLCNPEVIDIDQDPLGQCARVVPLDEDSFVMVKDLEDGSKAVGFFNRGEFEARLSVEWKTLGITGSQRLRDVWRQKDLGDATEKFDATIGRHGVVLLKVTKK
- a CDS encoding peptidase C45, translating into MKRFGTIFTLCIILAIAGCGKSAPVAAPDGAVTKGTPEQTSPPAPAAEPASPPAQANVNTSQTAAKTEAALSAEPAAERTLPAGHWLEGTSKELDMLDAIIAPAAPRKLLAESGPAYLEQIGLARVLHLKGTHYEMGKQHGTLMKEEILAAANLIKTIGAFEWKENYQVSIREAWTRTSPFIPDKYKDEIRGMAEAIGLTEEDVQNFTIFPELFHCSGFAVWGKATEDGSLLHGRVLDYMRDAGLDKWALVIIQEPEGANAFVNVGYSGTIGSVTGMNMQHVAIGEMGGRGEGQWDGMPMTLLLRECLESANTLDDAQRIMSESKRTCEYYYVISDSKANNGRGDAVGVAATPEQIQFIHANEFNERLPRPVEDAVLLSADDRYNCLADRVQKMYGKINPQVGMDIMARGVAMKSNMHNALFKPATLEMWVANSTVKEPACNLPYTYFNLKELQEQRPSAQ